The Pongo pygmaeus isolate AG05252 chromosome 20, NHGRI_mPonPyg2-v2.0_pri, whole genome shotgun sequence sequence GTGTTAGTCTGGGCTGGGGAGGGCCCTCAggctgtgtgtatatgtgtgtaatgttgtgggtttgtcattgtGATgttgtgtgtgtaatgtgtgtttgtcattgtgatgtgtgtgatgTGTTTGTCATTGTgatgctgtgtgtgtgtaatgtgtgtcATCgtgatgttgtgtgtgtgtaatgttgTGTGTTTGTCATTGTGATGTGAGTGTGTAATGTGTGTTTgtcattgtgatgtgtgtatgtaATGTGTGTTtgtcattgtgatgtgtgtgtaatgtgtgttTGTCATCGTGatgttgtgtgtgtgatgtgtggttgTCATTGTGATgttgtgtgtgtaatgtgtgttTGTCATTgtgatgttgtgtgtgtgtaatgttgTGTATTTGTCATTgtgatattgtgtgtgtgtatgtgtgtgtaaccAGGTCTGACTATAACTTGGTCTGTCTGTGTCTGATGTAATGAGTATTAATTACCAAGTGTGACGGTGACACGTCTGGGGGTGGATGTGTAGCTGGGATACTGTCTGAGTTTTTTGTGGTTGTGTTATAACATACACATAGTGCTGTGACAGTCTGTGATGCCGTCTGTGACTTCCATGTGATTGTGCAGTTGTGCATGAATCTGGTACTTTGCGTGTATGAGTCTATAGTTGTGAAAGAGTGGCTGAGATTATGCAGCCATGTGACAGATTTTGTGGGATGCCATAGGTGTGACTGTATagtcattctttcttccttcctttcaatCAGCAAGCATTTGCCTAGAGCATGctttgtgccaggccctgggctggatGCTGGGGACAGATCTGTGGTGTGCTATTAGGGATGTCTCTGCTTGGCAGTGATGAAATCAGCTGTGGTGGTagcatttacaccatggaaattggcaaacatTACAAAGCTGTCCCCCTCCCAGgacagctggttgttaaacagTTATGAGCACACTGCTGTGCTCGTGTATCTGAGTGTAACTCTTTGTGACCAGGCTGAGGTGTGGCCACCAGTCTGTGGGTGGGATCTGAGTATGTGACTCTGACTgtaggtggggtggggctgggctcTTCATCATGAGTCCCGATGATCAGTCTCCCACCCACACTGTCCGTACTCAAGATGAAAGTAGGGAAGTGGATGAAGtttcccacccccagccaagtCCCTGGAATCCCAAGTCCCACTTTCTTCTGAATCAAAAGCATAAATacccacccctcaccccttcTTCCTGAATATCAGGCAAATCAACTTTACCCAATGTTTGGGGGCCCACAGACCCCAAGTCTCTGGGTTTTTGTCCTTAGTATTGTCCATGGCAGGGCCTGCAGTCTACGTGGGTCTTCTGAAGGTGCCTGCTGGGGCTTCAGCCCCTCGAGATGCCTGAGTTCTTGGTCCCTGGTGGTGCCCACTGAGCTCTCCACCTTTGAGTTTTGGGTTCCCTGGAGTGTCCTCCAAGATCTGTttcctgagttttcttttttcttcctttcttttttttgaggcaaagtctcactctgtttcccaggttggagtgcagtggtgtgatctcggctcactgcacctccgcctcccgggtttaagcaaaattctcctgcctcagcctcctgagtagctgggattacaggcaggcaccaccacgtccggctaatttttgtatttttagtagagatggggttttgccatgttagccaggctggtctcgaactcctgacctcaggtgatctgcctgcctcggcctcccaaagtgctgggattacaggcgagagccactgtgcccggcctctgctTCGTGAGTTTTCTTTCCCCTGAGGCACCCTCTGAGTTCTCCACGTGTCAGACCCATGTCCAATGCACCACGCTCCTTCCTTCACACCATGAAAGCCCCGAAGTAAGACCGGGTGCCATCACGCAGTCGAACCAGGCGCTCATCCAGCACACGGACGAccacctcctccccagcctccaggtGCACCACACCACCCAGGAAGCTACTGTCCCACCAGACGCGGGAGCTGCTGGTGGCCCGTCCGCAGGGTGACTGCTGGCTGACCAACAGCTCCAGCTCCTCGGGGTAGCGGGGCGTGCGCTTGTAGAGGCCGTGGGTAATGGtgctggccaggcccagtgggcAGCCCACACCACCCAGCTGCACCTTGGAGTAGATGTAGTAGTAGCCAGCCTTGGTGGCCACAAGGGCCCCATCGTGGTAGCTGAGGCCCCTCAGGAAGGCCAGGCCCAGCTGAGTCTCCCATAGCAGCGGCCCCCCGCTGCCTGTCAAGCTGGAGTTGGCCCCTGTtgggaagagagagacaaaggggGCTGCCGGTCAGCACATGTCTTcctctgttgtttgtttgtttgtttgtttgtttgacacagagtctggctctgtggtccaggctggagtgcagtggcgtgatctcggctcactgcagcctccgcctcccaggttcaagcgattctcctgcttcagccttctgagtagctgggactacaggcgcccaccaccacacctagttactttttgtagttttagtagagacggggttttgccatgttgctgagcctggtcttgaactcctgacttcaggtgatccgcccacctcggcctcccagagtgctgggattacaggtgtgagccaccacgcccagcctcacatGTCTTACTCCTGCTGTGTGACTCCAGGCCAGTCACCACTaggctgtttgtgtgtgtgtgtgtgtgtgtgtgtgtgtgtgtttgtagaggTGGGGGGTCTCACAgtgtgacccaggctggtctcgaattcctgtgCTTAACCGATCCTTCAggctcccaagtgctgggattacaggcatgagccaccctgcctagcCTGTTTGTATGTATTAATTTGCTTTATCCCTGCTTTGCAgatgagggaaactgaggcacagggaagcaAATTAACTTGCTTAGTCTACATCTCAACTCTTTGCATCCCTCTTttgcaggtggggaaactgaggcatggaacCATTAAGTGACTTGCCAAAAGTGTCaaaacttggctgggtgtggcgtcgcacccctataatcccagcactttgggaggctgaggcaggaagatcccctgagtccaggagtttgaggccaggagttccagatgaagtaacatagggagaccctgtctctacaaaaaacaaaaaagttagctgggcatggtggcaggcacctgtagtcccagctgctggggaagctgaggtgagaggatcgcctagttgacagagtaagaccctgtctcaaaaaaaaaaaaaaaaaaaagtgtccaaaCGTGCAAGTTTGCAAAACCAAGAAACCAAAGCGGCACCTCGTATTcgctgtgtgcctcagtttccctctctgtaaaatggacatattAATAGCACCTGCTTGGAATGTAATGAATTAATATGTAGAAAGCATGTCACAGCACATAACACAGCATAAGCACTATATGAGAGttcattaaattaataaaactaggctgggcgcagtgggctcacgcctgtaatgccagcactttgggaggctgaggtgggaggatcacctgagatcaggagtttgagaccagcctggccaacatggcgaaaccccgtctctactaaagatacaacaaaattaaccgggcgtggtggtgcacgcctgtaattccaggtactcgggaggctgaggcagaagaatcgcttgaacccgggaggcgaagactgccgtgagccgagatcatgccactgcaccccagcctgggcgacagagtgagactgtctcaaaaataaataaataaatagaaataaaaaaataaataaaactggaaatacaTAGCACTTGCAGCCTATGTTCTGAGCAACTCTGTGAGTAAATAAGCAATGAACGAATGAATACACTGATGTGTATGGCATTTATCTGGTCTTCCCGAGATGCCCAGACCCCTGCCCCTTGCCAGGATCCAGGGTGCCCCTCACCTGTGAGATGCGCTGCTGGGTTGACCTGGTGAGACCTTCGCTCTGGGGAAAGAGGGTCAGAGGTTAGAGACGAAGACAGTGGAGGTAAAAAGCCAGCCTCCTAAAGGGCCACCGTGTACACCTCCTGGAATCAACCCCACCCCTTCCGGAGTGACCCAAACTTCTGCTTCTcaggcctgggggaggggcacctgtgAGGATTTGGCCAGTTGTGCAAATCATATTGGGCAATTGACCAGGGCGGGGGGGCAGCGTGGGAATCATCTCACCTCCTTCCCTGGGACCAGGACCCTGACTCACCTTGTATCAGCTGCTCCCAGGAGCCTGCATGTCCGTCCTGAAAATGCAGAAGGAGCCTGCGGTAAGAACCTGCAGCGGGGGCCACGCCCTCGCATTGCTCACACACCGCTATGAGACACGAGGACCATAGCCACCGACACCACCCTCAGACACGTACACAGGGCCACATACTCTCACTTGCAGACACACACCCCCTGTCCAGCAGCCTCACAACCacttggtgcctcagtttccctctatGTAAATGGAGTTACGAATCGTGTCTGCTTGgcatttaatgaattaatatatgtaaggCATTattacagtgcttggcacatagtatgcACTAGAGAAAGGTTTAATAGgtcgggtgcattggctcacacctctaatcccagcacttcgggaggccgaggtaggcagattacctgaggttgggagttcgagaccagcctggccaacacagtaaaaccctgtatctactaaaactacaaaaattagctgggcatggtggtgggtgcctataatcccagctgctctggaggctgagggaggagaattgcttgaacctgggaggttgcagtgggcccagattgtgccactgcattctagcctgggtgacagagtgagattctatctcaataaataaataaataaataaataaataaataaaagggtttaataaataaataacattgcccagtgcagtggcttacacctgtaatcccagcactttgggaggccaaagtgggaggacagcttgaggccaggagtttaagaccagcctgggcaacacagcaagacctcatctctacaaaaaatttttaagattagccaggcatggtggtgcgtgcctgtagtcccagctactcctgaagCTGGgacaggaggcttgcttgagcccaggagttcgaggctcagtgagctatgatcatgccactccactctagcctgggcagcagagtgagacccagtctctaagataaataaatatgtaattaattaagtaaataagtaatatttaaaaatacatggacaaggccaggcgtggtggctcacacctgtaatcccagcactttgggaggctgagacaggtggatcacttgaggtcaggagttcgaaacaagtctggccaacatggtgaaaccccatctctactaaaaatacacaaattagccaggcacggtggtggatgcctgtaatcccagctactgctcgggaggctgaggcaggagaatcacttgaacctgggaggtggggttgtagtgagccaagactgcaccactacactacagcctgggcgatgggagagaaacattgtctcaaaaaaaaaaaaaatgcagacagCGAGATGGCTGGACACATGGACACCACCCTTGGGATATAGCACCTGCCACAGGGCACAGACCTCAACATCATCATGATGCTGAGAAGACACATGTGGCCTCAGATGCATGGACATGTGGTTTGTGGTTTATGGATCCATGTGCGTCTACAGacacagagacccagag is a genomic window containing:
- the TNFSF14 gene encoding tumor necrosis factor ligand superfamily member 14 isoform X2 translates to MEESVVRPSVFVVDGQTDIPFTRLGRSRRRQSCSVARDGHAGSWEQLIQERRSHQVNPAAHLTGANSSLTGSGGPLLWETQLGLAFLRGLSYHDGALVATKAGYYYIYSKVQLGGVGCPLGLASTITHGLYKRTPRYPEELELLVSQQSPCGRATSSSRVWWDSSFLGGVVHLEAGEEVVVRVLDERLVRLRDGTRSYFGAFMV
- the TNFSF14 gene encoding tumor necrosis factor ligand superfamily member 14 isoform X1 encodes the protein MEESVVRPSVFVVDGQTDIPFTRLGRSRRRQSCSVARVGLGLLLLLMGAGLAVQGWFLLQLHWRLGEMVSRLPDGHAGSWEQLIQERRSHQVNPAAHLTGANSSLTGSGGPLLWETQLGLAFLRGLSYHDGALVATKAGYYYIYSKVQLGGVGCPLGLASTITHGLYKRTPRYPEELELLVSQQSPCGRATSSSRVWWDSSFLGGVVHLEAGEEVVVRVLDERLVRLRDGTRSYFGAFMV